A window of the Sphingobium sp. CAP-1 genome harbors these coding sequences:
- the istA gene encoding IS21 family transposase, producing MLVLETVVRIRREFAGGKAIKAIARDLHVSRKVIRKAIRAPEGAFDYRRKVQPLPRIGPFQERLDVLLEENELRGRRDRLRMTRIHDLLVREGFEGSYDAVRRYAARWKVERRRDSGDGTTAFIPMLFQPGEAYQFDWSHEDVEIDGKPMRVKVAHMRLCASRAVYVRAYPRESQEMLFDAHARAFAFFGGVPKRGIYDNMKTAVTSVFTGKERVFNRRFLIMADHYMVEPTACSPAAGWEKGQVENQVQTIRGRFFQPRLRFASLEELNGWLEAECRRWAERQAHPEQGEQTVGQMLEMERPALQSMLGPFDGFNESEHGVSGTCLISFDRNRYSVLSTVARRTVQVRAYADRIIVRCDDEVVAEHPRFFGRNRTIYDPWHYLPVLARKPGALRNGAPFQDWELPPALARLRRKLGNGDDADRRFVRVLAAVLTDGLELVEAAVREALATGTASDDLILNILARRREPPRPLTIVTSEDNALRHPPIADCARYDQLRNFHAAA from the coding sequence ATGTTGGTTTTGGAGACAGTGGTTCGGATCCGGCGAGAGTTCGCCGGCGGGAAGGCGATCAAGGCGATCGCGCGTGATCTGCATGTGTCGCGGAAGGTGATCCGCAAGGCGATCCGAGCGCCGGAAGGCGCATTTGATTATCGACGCAAGGTTCAGCCGCTGCCGCGGATCGGTCCGTTTCAGGAACGTCTGGATGTGCTGTTGGAAGAGAACGAGTTACGGGGCCGGCGTGACCGGCTTCGGATGACCCGTATCCACGACCTCCTGGTGCGGGAGGGTTTCGAGGGCTCTTACGATGCTGTGCGCCGCTATGCGGCACGGTGGAAGGTCGAGCGGCGCAGGGATTCCGGCGACGGGACGACGGCCTTTATTCCGATGCTGTTCCAGCCCGGCGAGGCCTACCAGTTCGACTGGAGCCACGAAGATGTCGAGATCGACGGCAAGCCGATGCGGGTGAAGGTCGCGCACATGCGGCTGTGCGCATCGCGGGCGGTGTATGTCCGGGCCTATCCGCGCGAGAGCCAGGAGATGCTGTTTGATGCGCATGCGCGCGCCTTTGCCTTTTTCGGCGGCGTGCCCAAGCGCGGCATCTACGATAATATGAAGACGGCGGTGACAAGCGTGTTCACCGGCAAGGAGCGGGTGTTCAACCGGCGGTTCCTGATCATGGCCGACCATTATATGGTCGAGCCCACGGCCTGCTCGCCGGCGGCGGGATGGGAGAAGGGCCAGGTCGAGAACCAGGTGCAGACGATCCGAGGGCGCTTCTTCCAGCCTCGTCTGCGGTTCGCCAGCCTCGAGGAGCTCAACGGCTGGCTAGAGGCCGAGTGCCGGCGCTGGGCCGAACGACAGGCGCATCCTGAGCAGGGCGAACAGACCGTGGGGCAGATGCTGGAGATGGAACGCCCTGCATTGCAGTCGATGTTGGGGCCGTTCGACGGCTTCAACGAGAGCGAGCATGGCGTGTCGGGCACCTGCCTGATCAGCTTCGATCGCAACCGATACTCGGTCCTCTCGACGGTCGCACGGCGCACGGTGCAGGTCCGGGCTTATGCCGACCGCATCATCGTGCGATGCGATGATGAGGTCGTTGCCGAGCATCCCCGCTTCTTCGGGCGGAACCGCACCATCTATGATCCCTGGCACTATCTGCCGGTGCTGGCCCGCAAGCCCGGCGCTTTGCGCAACGGCGCCCCCTTCCAAGACTGGGAACTGCCGCCGGCCTTAGCCCGGTTGCGGCGCAAGCTGGGCAACGGCGATGATGCCGATCGGCGGTTCGTGCGCGTGCTGGCGGCCGTGCTGACCGACGGTCTGGAACTCGTCGAGGCCGCCGTGCGGGAGGCGCTGGCGACCGGCACGGCAAGCGACGATCTGATCCTCAACATCCTGGCACGGCGCCGCGAACCGCCGCGACCGCTGACGATCGTCACTTCGGAGGACAATGCCCTGCGGCATCCGCCGATCGCCGACTGTGCCCGTTACGACCAACTGAGGAACTTCCATGCAGCGGCATGA
- a CDS encoding ABC transporter ATP-binding protein yields the protein MKAREAPLISVRGLGKRFGARWVVRDLSFTLMPGVILGLVGANGGGKTTTLRMLAGLTRPDEGEGSVWGRDIYRLDPRARRDIGYMSQRLSLYPELTVRENLAFRGALLPPPSRPTIDLAIERYGLSEVLDTRFDRLSGGWARRAQFAAVTLHSPRILLLDEPTAGLDVLTRQMIWHWLSELADAGHGVIISTHDLAEAERCAYILHYTDGRLNGPMPPAALVVEAGAASLEDAVIRLAARR from the coding sequence ATGAAAGCGCGTGAAGCGCCCCTGATTTCCGTGCGCGGGCTTGGGAAGCGTTTCGGCGCGCGCTGGGTCGTGCGCGATCTGAGCTTCACCTTGATGCCCGGCGTCATTCTGGGCCTCGTTGGCGCCAATGGCGGCGGAAAAACCACGACGCTCCGGATGCTCGCGGGCCTGACCCGGCCAGACGAGGGTGAAGGCAGCGTGTGGGGGCGCGACATCTATCGCCTGGATCCCCGGGCGCGCCGCGACATTGGCTATATGAGCCAGCGCCTGTCGCTCTATCCCGAACTGACGGTGCGCGAAAATCTCGCCTTCCGAGGCGCGTTGCTGCCCCCGCCTTCGCGTCCGACGATCGATCTCGCGATCGAGCGATATGGATTGAGCGAGGTTCTCGACACGCGGTTTGACCGCTTGTCCGGCGGCTGGGCCCGGCGGGCGCAATTTGCCGCCGTGACGCTCCACAGTCCCCGGATTCTCTTGCTGGATGAGCCAACGGCTGGCCTCGATGTCCTGACCCGCCAAATGATCTGGCATTGGTTGAGCGAGCTCGCCGACGCCGGACATGGCGTCATCATCAGCACGCACGATCTCGCTGAGGCGGAGCGCTGCGCATATATCCTGCATTACACCGATGGCAGGCTGAACGGGCCGATGCCACCGGCGGCGCTTGTCGTCGAGGCCGGCGCGGCAAGCCTTGAGGATGCGGTGATCCGTCTCGCGGCGCGCAGATGA
- a CDS encoding YHS domain-containing (seleno)protein, with the protein MLRLGFRPLTVALLAVAAPSVALVPAVVHATVPGSTSAVNTDENGLAMRGYDPVAYFDTGKPTKGLTSLEASFDGARYLFASEEHRKQFMADPAKYVPQFGGFCAIGTSFGEKVDADPETGRVVDGKLYVNFNEKAQALFNKDVPGTIQRAEQNWPAVKDKAQ; encoded by the coding sequence ATGTTACGCCTTGGTTTTCGTCCTTTGACGGTTGCGCTGCTCGCTGTTGCTGCGCCGTCGGTCGCCTTGGTCCCAGCCGTCGTGCATGCGACTGTGCCGGGCTCGACTTCGGCCGTGAACACCGACGAGAATGGCCTGGCGATGCGCGGATACGATCCCGTCGCCTATTTCGACACCGGCAAGCCGACCAAGGGGCTCACCAGCCTCGAGGCGAGCTTCGACGGTGCCCGCTACCTCTTCGCGAGCGAGGAACACCGTAAGCAGTTCATGGCCGATCCGGCTAAATATGTACCGCAGTTCGGCGGCTTCTGCGCGATCGGAACCTCCTTCGGCGAGAAGGTCGATGCCGATCCCGAGACTGGCCGGGTCGTCGACGGCAAGCTCTACGTGAATTTCAATGAAAAGGCGCAGGCGCTGTTCAACAAGGATGTGCCGGGCACCATTCAGCGGGCCGAGCAGAACTGGCCCGCGGTGAAAGACAAAGCGCAGTGA
- a CDS encoding 3-oxoacyl-ACP synthase III family protein has product MALPGPAVATEHLLDEAGLDGRERSLAKAVAERLGIRTRHVGRCWSARLDALREGADNPTLAARAVGAALDEAGLKVGDLGYLIGHTATPAQPLPGNITLVADRLGYRGPHVELRQACTGFANALMIAMGLLSAPNARPVAIVGSETGSVFLDLATLADEAGQIVNLVQMGDGAGAIILGPPVPDADRLSAAWFGAIGLDRSPGLQMRKGGSAAPGSNSQGPLGFEHDFSAVLRGGAELFEAGIAAAESRGLALGEADWIIPHQASGKVGTLLARHLGQPEERFFVNADRIGNTGSAAIWIALAELRARGLPRGTRTLALGAEATKYMFGGFVHESA; this is encoded by the coding sequence ATGGCCTTACCAGGACCGGCGGTCGCGACAGAGCATCTGCTGGATGAGGCCGGCCTTGACGGGCGCGAGCGGTCGCTGGCGAAGGCCGTTGCCGAGCGCCTCGGCATCCGAACCCGCCATGTCGGTCGATGCTGGTCGGCGCGCCTCGACGCGCTCCGCGAAGGTGCGGACAATCCAACGCTTGCTGCACGGGCTGTTGGCGCGGCCTTGGACGAAGCGGGCCTCAAGGTAGGCGATCTCGGCTATCTGATCGGCCACACGGCCACGCCGGCGCAGCCTCTCCCGGGCAATATCACGCTGGTTGCTGATCGGCTGGGTTATCGCGGGCCGCATGTCGAGTTGCGTCAGGCATGCACCGGATTCGCGAATGCGCTGATGATCGCGATGGGGCTGCTGTCTGCGCCAAATGCCCGGCCCGTGGCCATTGTCGGTTCGGAAACCGGGTCGGTGTTCCTCGATCTCGCAACGCTTGCCGATGAGGCTGGCCAGATCGTCAATCTCGTCCAGATGGGGGATGGCGCCGGCGCGATCATCCTTGGGCCGCCTGTGCCTGACGCCGATCGGCTGAGCGCCGCCTGGTTCGGCGCAATCGGGCTTGATCGCAGTCCGGGCTTGCAGATGCGCAAGGGCGGCTCCGCGGCCCCTGGCAGCAACAGTCAGGGGCCACTCGGCTTCGAACATGATTTTTCGGCCGTGCTGCGCGGCGGTGCCGAACTGTTCGAGGCGGGGATCGCGGCGGCGGAGAGCCGAGGGCTCGCGCTTGGTGAGGCGGACTGGATCATCCCCCATCAGGCAAGCGGCAAGGTCGGCACGCTCCTGGCGCGCCATCTCGGACAACCCGAAGAACGCTTCTTCGTGAATGCCGATCGCATCGGCAACACCGGGTCGGCCGCGATCTGGATCGCGCTTGCCGAACTGCGGGCAAGAGGGCTGCCGCGCGGCACCCGAACGCTCGCGCTCGGTGCGGAGGCAACCAAATATATGTTCGGAGGCTTCGTCCATGAAAGCGCGTGA
- a CDS encoding CBS domain-containing protein, which yields MLVRDVLKSKSSDVHQIIMTATLSAAAGLMSSSGIGALVVEDPAGKMNGLISERELTAAVARWGSDAPHRKVQDIMVKEPLSVHPTDTLNVVTTAMTHLRARHALVIDEGKLVGILSIGDVLKFRLDEKIQENLVLQDIARWRTAA from the coding sequence ATGCTTGTACGCGACGTGCTCAAGAGTAAATCGAGCGATGTTCATCAGATCATTATGACGGCAACACTATCGGCGGCGGCAGGGCTCATGTCCTCGTCGGGCATCGGCGCGCTCGTCGTCGAGGACCCCGCCGGCAAAATGAACGGCCTGATATCGGAACGCGAGCTCACTGCGGCGGTCGCCCGGTGGGGAAGCGATGCTCCGCACCGAAAGGTGCAGGACATCATGGTCAAAGAGCCGCTGTCGGTGCATCCGACTGACACGCTCAACGTCGTCACCACGGCCATGACGCACTTGCGTGCCCGGCACGCTCTGGTGATCGACGAGGGCAAGCTGGTCGGCATTCTCAGCATCGGCGACGTGCTCAAGTTTCGCCTCGACGAGAAGATCCAGGAGAACCTCGTTCTTCAGGATATTGCACGTTGGCGCACCGCAGCCTGA
- a CDS encoding tyrosine-type recombinase/integrase, translated as MALSDTRIRGLKPLDKPYKVADERGLFLLISPNGSRLWRLKFRIDGLDAQGRFKKVEKLLSLGAYPDVSLKRARILRDEAREVHAAGLDPALEKQKAKAAAKISAENSFSKVAEMLLEKQEREGLAEATIKKRRWFIKLVFPVLGKRPVSEIQPMEVLLALRPIEKKGRHESAKRALNFIGQVFRYAVASQLAPGDPTRDLRGALTIPKVKHHAAILDPERAGEMLRAIDGYEGQPLTRWALQLSAHLFVRPGELRKAEWAEIDAVKSVWRIPPAKMKGRVEHQVPLSRQALAILAEIRNLTGRGMYVFPSIRSAANPMSENTVNAGLRRLGYSGDEMTAHGFRSMASTLLNECESACKKDPVSGVIGV; from the coding sequence ATGGCGCTTTCAGACACGAGAATCAGGGGGCTCAAGCCCCTGGACAAGCCTTACAAGGTCGCTGACGAGCGAGGCCTGTTTCTCCTGATCAGCCCGAATGGCAGCCGGCTCTGGAGATTGAAATTTCGGATCGATGGGCTTGATGCCCAAGGACGGTTCAAGAAGGTCGAAAAGCTACTCTCTCTTGGCGCCTATCCGGATGTGTCTCTCAAGAGAGCCCGTATATTGCGGGACGAGGCGCGGGAGGTGCATGCTGCTGGTCTGGACCCCGCTCTCGAAAAACAGAAAGCGAAGGCGGCCGCCAAGATTAGCGCAGAGAACAGCTTTTCAAAGGTGGCCGAAATGCTTCTGGAAAAGCAGGAGCGCGAAGGGCTGGCGGAAGCGACGATCAAAAAGAGGCGCTGGTTCATCAAGCTCGTCTTTCCTGTTCTGGGGAAGCGGCCCGTCTCTGAAATCCAGCCGATGGAGGTGCTACTGGCCCTGCGACCTATCGAGAAGAAGGGACGGCATGAGAGTGCAAAACGCGCACTGAATTTCATCGGGCAGGTATTTCGTTACGCAGTAGCATCTCAATTGGCGCCCGGTGATCCCACGCGCGATCTTCGTGGCGCACTTACCATACCCAAGGTCAAGCATCACGCGGCCATTCTCGATCCCGAACGGGCGGGCGAGATGCTACGTGCCATAGATGGATATGAGGGGCAGCCGCTGACGCGCTGGGCCCTGCAGTTGTCGGCGCATCTTTTCGTTCGGCCGGGTGAGCTCCGAAAAGCGGAATGGGCAGAGATCGACGCGGTGAAGTCCGTATGGCGCATTCCGCCCGCAAAGATGAAGGGACGGGTCGAACATCAGGTGCCTCTGTCGCGGCAGGCTTTGGCTATTCTGGCAGAGATCAGAAATCTGACCGGGAGGGGAATGTATGTTTTTCCTTCGATAAGAAGCGCGGCAAATCCAATGTCAGAGAATACCGTAAATGCTGGCCTACGGCGCCTGGGTTACTCGGGCGACGAGATGACGGCGCACGGCTTCCGTTCCATGGCGTCCACTCTCCTGAATGAGTGTGAATCGGCGTGCAAAAAGGACCCCGTTAGCGGGGTGATCGGCGTCTAA
- a CDS encoding cytochrome c biogenesis CcdA family protein: MSNALNPVLAYAAGALTILSPCVLPLVPIVLGSAAQRHRLGPLALAAGLVVSFSLTGFALATVGEAAGIESDTVRLIGAIVLVLIGLALIIPQFQRLSERLAAPLASWAGERQAGLEKYGLWGQAGIGVLLGLVWSPCVGPTLGAATVLASQGQNLAGVAVVMAAFGLGIASVLLVLALAARSVIAKWRGRLMSAGNGGKKALGVLVMAVGLLIITGTDHIIEGAILTVSPDWLTDLTTSI; the protein is encoded by the coding sequence ATGAGCAACGCCTTGAATCCGGTACTGGCCTATGCGGCGGGCGCCCTCACCATCCTATCTCCCTGCGTGTTGCCGCTGGTGCCGATCGTGCTGGGAAGCGCTGCGCAACGGCATCGGCTTGGTCCGCTCGCGCTCGCCGCGGGACTTGTGGTCTCCTTCTCTCTCACCGGCTTCGCCTTGGCGACCGTCGGTGAGGCAGCCGGGATCGAAAGCGACACTGTTCGGCTGATCGGCGCGATCGTGCTTGTCCTGATCGGTCTGGCACTGATCATCCCGCAGTTTCAGCGGTTGTCCGAGCGCTTGGCAGCACCTCTGGCGAGCTGGGCTGGCGAACGCCAGGCCGGTCTTGAGAAATACGGCCTCTGGGGGCAAGCTGGGATTGGCGTCTTACTCGGCCTCGTATGGAGTCCATGCGTCGGACCGACGCTCGGTGCGGCGACCGTGCTCGCATCCCAAGGACAGAATCTCGCGGGCGTCGCCGTCGTGATGGCGGCCTTCGGCCTTGGAATCGCTTCGGTACTGCTCGTGCTTGCGCTTGCCGCGCGGAGCGTGATCGCGAAATGGCGTGGCAGGCTGATGAGTGCGGGCAACGGCGGGAAGAAAGCGCTGGGCGTGCTCGTCATGGCGGTTGGTCTGTTGATCATCACCGGCACCGACCACATCATCGAGGGCGCAATTCTAACCGTCTCTCCCGATTGGCTGACCGATCTCACGACCTCCATCTGA
- a CDS encoding YeeE/YedE thiosulfate transporter family protein: MAVPGSSELTAIGLSLAPHLILFGTVCTFVMGYAIQRGSTCLVAAIEELLDLRRGSRLIAIAEAAIWVAGGIVITRLAGFAVTVSQPSTTAGWAIAGGALFGAGACVNGACAFGTVARLGSGQWAYVFTPIGILAGDIAFNHLHRMMAAGMLGASSALIAHGWLLAPIIGLVAWRVLGVGGALAGRPLVARPSTAHLATIVIALTFLAMFLTVGPWAYTDVLADIARSGGSIRDGRWILIAGLFGGAVFAGWQGGRLRLQALNARTALRCLVGGVLMGWGAALVPGGNDALLLIGVPLLRSYAWIAAAAMSAAILVILAISRRSHGDASAQ, from the coding sequence ATGGCCGTACCAGGGTCAAGCGAACTCACCGCGATCGGGCTATCGCTGGCTCCGCATCTCATCCTGTTCGGCACCGTTTGCACCTTCGTCATGGGGTATGCGATCCAGCGCGGGAGCACCTGCCTCGTCGCGGCCATCGAGGAGCTACTCGACCTGCGAAGAGGATCGCGCCTGATCGCAATCGCCGAGGCTGCGATATGGGTCGCGGGAGGAATCGTGATCACGCGGCTGGCGGGTTTCGCCGTGACCGTTTCCCAACCCTCGACGACGGCGGGCTGGGCGATCGCGGGAGGGGCTCTGTTCGGAGCGGGCGCTTGCGTGAACGGCGCCTGCGCATTTGGCACCGTCGCGCGGCTTGGTTCGGGTCAATGGGCCTATGTCTTCACCCCGATCGGTATTCTTGCCGGCGACATCGCGTTCAATCATCTGCATCGGATGATGGCGGCGGGCATGCTCGGTGCGTCGTCCGCGCTGATTGCGCACGGTTGGCTACTGGCACCGATTATCGGCCTGGTCGCTTGGCGCGTCCTAGGCGTCGGAGGAGCACTCGCTGGGCGTCCGCTGGTCGCGCGCCCATCGACCGCGCACCTTGCCACCATCGTAATTGCCCTGACCTTCCTGGCGATGTTTTTGACGGTCGGCCCCTGGGCGTACACGGACGTTCTGGCGGATATCGCACGCAGCGGTGGCAGCATCCGTGACGGACGGTGGATATTGATCGCGGGCCTGTTCGGCGGTGCGGTCTTCGCGGGATGGCAGGGTGGCCGCCTCCGCCTGCAAGCGCTGAATGCGCGAACGGCGCTGCGCTGCCTCGTCGGAGGCGTCTTGATGGGCTGGGGAGCCGCGTTGGTGCCCGGAGGCAACGACGCCTTGCTGCTGATCGGCGTGCCCCTCTTGCGCTCCTACGCCTGGATCGCAGCGGCCGCCATGTCGGCGGCGATATTAGTGATCCTCGCCATTTCGCGGAGGTCGCATGGCGATGCCTCGGCGCAGTGA
- a CDS encoding TlpA family protein disulfide reductase yields MNKRGIVSLSARRFALTLTLLGVGGVPAVAESGPAPFPTLVADKGQAIKLQALRGHVVIVNFWASWCVPCRAELASLERLAATRSGRVIVIAASVDEDPRSGKAAFGSNRPHLRLAFASLSAVQNYGALGMPYSIVLDAKGTEVQRVARSIDWTGPEATRIMERAK; encoded by the coding sequence GTGAACAAGCGAGGCATTGTCTCGCTTTCAGCCCGCCGATTCGCGCTGACCCTGACGCTGCTCGGGGTCGGCGGCGTTCCGGCGGTTGCGGAGTCAGGCCCGGCGCCATTTCCGACGTTGGTCGCGGACAAGGGCCAGGCGATCAAGCTGCAGGCGTTGCGCGGCCATGTTGTCATCGTCAATTTCTGGGCGAGTTGGTGTGTTCCGTGCCGGGCGGAACTTGCGAGTCTTGAACGCCTCGCGGCCACGCGGTCCGGTCGAGTGATCGTGATCGCAGCCTCGGTCGACGAGGATCCCCGGTCGGGCAAGGCCGCCTTCGGGAGCAACCGTCCGCATCTCCGTCTGGCGTTTGCCTCGCTTTCCGCGGTCCAAAATTATGGCGCTCTCGGCATGCCCTATTCCATCGTCCTCGACGCGAAGGGCACGGAAGTGCAGCGCGTAGCGCGCTCAATCGATTGGACCGGCCCCGAGGCGACCAGAATCATGGAGCGCGCAAAATGA
- a CDS encoding thioredoxin family protein — MRRFFLTASLFSTAIAAVPAQAAEFRDFDQVAFAAAQAQGRPILLDVHAWWCPVCASQNRTIKQTTAAPAYDRLIVFRINYDKQKPVWQGFGVRKQATLIAFRGRQEVGRIQYMTNKDKINALLASTLH; from the coding sequence ATGCGGCGCTTCTTCCTGACTGCCAGCCTATTTTCCACGGCGATTGCAGCCGTACCAGCGCAAGCTGCGGAGTTTCGGGACTTCGACCAGGTGGCCTTTGCTGCCGCGCAGGCACAGGGTCGCCCCATTCTGCTCGACGTTCATGCCTGGTGGTGTCCGGTTTGCGCCTCGCAAAACCGCACTATCAAGCAGACTACAGCGGCGCCTGCCTATGACAGACTGATCGTCTTTCGGATCAACTACGACAAGCAAAAGCCGGTTTGGCAAGGCTTCGGCGTTCGCAAGCAAGCAACCCTGATTGCCTTCCGCGGACGGCAGGAAGTTGGCCGGATTCAGTACATGACCAACAAGGACAAGATCAACGCACTACTGGCGTCAACGCTTCACTGA
- a CDS encoding nitroreductase family protein codes for MVLDHPAIAWSGLPHISDKERLARVLATRDHLRLRRTCRYFSDAPVPVEIIRAAVEAAGTAPSGANHQPWHFAVIGSSARKAEIRAAAEEEERTFYAGKAGSEWLDALAPLGTDADKAYLEIAPWLIVVFAQRRGGIEPGDDKQNYYVSESVGIATGLLLSALHAANVATLTHTPNPMGFLNRACGRPSTEKAAMIVVAGHAAPDASVPLHALRKKPLDQISSWL; via the coding sequence ATGGTGTTGGATCATCCCGCGATTGCCTGGTCGGGCTTGCCGCATATATCTGATAAGGAGCGATTGGCGCGTGTCTTGGCAACTCGCGACCATCTCAGGCTGAGGCGCACTTGCCGATATTTCTCCGACGCCCCCGTGCCCGTGGAAATTATCCGAGCCGCAGTCGAAGCAGCCGGCACAGCGCCATCGGGCGCCAACCACCAGCCATGGCATTTCGCTGTGATCGGCTCGTCCGCGCGAAAGGCAGAAATCCGCGCTGCGGCCGAAGAGGAGGAGCGCACTTTCTATGCCGGTAAAGCCGGGTCGGAATGGCTCGACGCGCTTGCTCCACTCGGGACGGATGCCGACAAAGCCTATCTCGAAATAGCGCCTTGGCTGATTGTCGTGTTCGCCCAGCGGCGCGGGGGCATCGAGCCCGGTGACGACAAGCAGAATTACTATGTCAGCGAAAGCGTTGGGATTGCCACCGGATTGCTACTTTCGGCCCTGCATGCCGCGAACGTCGCGACCTTGACCCACACACCCAACCCGATGGGCTTCCTCAACCGCGCCTGCGGACGGCCCAGCACCGAGAAGGCGGCGATGATCGTCGTTGCCGGGCATGCCGCGCCGGATGCCTCGGTCCCGCTGCACGCGCTGCGAAAGAAGCCCCTCGATCAGATTTCGAGTTGGCTCTAA
- a CDS encoding 3-oxoacyl-ACP synthase — MSQRCFGSAKLPQLSPIRSNLPDRAAEALAELLPVLGCGEEAAGLAFGNLADSGIADAAGVAALRLIADEERVHDGLIASLMAGLPPSPDASRLRAISRRFHLELGRGDHIVRLARITALDSAVCLILSRLLRPGAPLSEDPVIAGILRRIARDEAGHVRLTRRLVRDRADEAALVRVGAPVREALAVLLEHAGDAFEALAFDPRWLRIDLARIPAGLYR; from the coding sequence ATGAGCCAGCGCTGCTTTGGATCAGCAAAACTTCCGCAGCTCTCGCCGATCCGGTCGAACCTGCCGGACCGCGCGGCGGAGGCGCTGGCTGAGTTGCTGCCGGTCCTGGGATGCGGTGAGGAGGCTGCCGGGCTCGCGTTCGGCAACCTCGCCGATTCGGGGATCGCAGACGCCGCCGGCGTCGCCGCTCTCCGGCTGATCGCGGACGAAGAACGGGTTCATGACGGGCTGATCGCCTCACTTATGGCGGGCCTGCCCCCGTCGCCCGATGCGTCGCGGCTGCGCGCTATTTCGAGGCGCTTCCATCTCGAGCTTGGCCGCGGCGACCATATCGTGCGGCTGGCGCGGATCACGGCACTCGATTCCGCAGTCTGCCTCATATTATCGCGATTGCTGCGCCCGGGCGCGCCCTTGTCCGAAGACCCGGTGATCGCGGGCATATTGCGCCGAATTGCTCGCGACGAGGCGGGTCATGTCCGGCTCACGCGCAGGCTGGTACGCGATCGAGCCGACGAAGCGGCGCTTGTCCGTGTCGGCGCGCCCGTTCGCGAAGCGCTCGCCGTCCTGCTCGAGCATGCGGGCGATGCGTTCGAAGCGCTTGCGTTCGATCCACGCTGGCTGCGCATCGACCTCGCGCGAATCCCTGCGGGGCTGTACCGCTGA
- a CDS encoding ABC transporter permease has product MRTSIAVARVELLRLLRSPTSFTLLLLVPALQILLFGYAIRPTSATVAVAVAGPSAAQADIARLARDARFELVAQNLRPGGARAMVEEGKASIGIELPTEPFAPVRAIIDASDPNLTAVAEQRVNAIYWHALAEQNQVADIGPRLHVERLFNPDARSDWAFLPALAGTIIMISMLMLGTLSMAREREIGTWETLAALPVSRTALLAGKTLPLALVGTAQGAIVIGLSVLMFDLPVRGSIAALLVLFPIFASAHLILGQALAARARTQLAALQGAIAFYLPAMLLSGFLYPFSTLPAWAQRLGNLFPLTHFIRAAREATLRGGDASAVLLQGVPIVIFLAIALLAALAQYRSKLD; this is encoded by the coding sequence ATGCGCACCTCGATCGCGGTCGCGAGAGTCGAATTGTTGCGCCTCTTGCGCTCGCCGACCAGCTTTACGCTGCTGCTGCTCGTCCCCGCGTTGCAAATCCTGCTGTTCGGCTATGCCATTCGGCCGACGTCAGCCACCGTCGCGGTCGCGGTCGCCGGCCCCTCGGCCGCGCAGGCCGATATCGCACGCCTCGCCAGGGACGCGCGCTTCGAGCTGGTGGCGCAGAATCTTCGACCCGGCGGCGCGCGCGCGATGGTGGAAGAGGGCAAGGCCTCGATCGGGATCGAGCTTCCGACCGAGCCATTCGCGCCCGTGCGGGCGATCATCGACGCGAGCGACCCCAATCTGACCGCCGTCGCGGAGCAGAGGGTCAACGCCATCTATTGGCACGCCCTCGCCGAACAAAATCAGGTCGCTGACATCGGTCCCCGATTGCACGTCGAGCGCTTGTTCAACCCGGATGCACGGTCCGACTGGGCATTCCTTCCAGCGCTGGCGGGCACGATCATCATGATCAGCATGCTCATGTTGGGAACGCTCAGCATGGCGCGCGAGCGGGAGATCGGCACATGGGAAACGCTCGCTGCGCTCCCGGTCAGCCGCACAGCCCTGCTCGCAGGAAAGACGCTCCCGCTTGCGCTGGTGGGCACAGCGCAGGGGGCGATCGTGATAGGGCTCAGCGTCCTGATGTTCGATCTGCCGGTTCGCGGCAGCATTGCGGCGCTGCTCGTTCTGTTCCCGATCTTCGCGTCGGCCCACCTGATTCTTGGCCAGGCGCTTGCCGCCCGTGCGCGGACCCAACTCGCAGCACTGCAAGGCGCGATTGCATTCTATCTGCCGGCGATGCTGCTGTCGGGCTTCCTCTATCCCTTTTCAACCTTGCCGGCCTGGGCGCAGCGACTGGGCAATCTGTTTCCGCTGACCCATTTCATCCGAGCGGCGCGCGAAGCGACATTGCGCGGAGGCGATGCCAGTGCCGTCCTTCTTCAAGGCGTGCCAATCGTCATATTCCTCGCCATCGCGCTGCTGGCGGCACTCGCCCAATATCGGTCAAAGCTCGATTGA